The region CTAAGAATGGCTATATAATATATTATGGTAACACTAAAAACTTTGAAACTTATGTAGACCAAAGATTTAAGGCAGGAAACACAATAGAACTAGAATATGAAATTTTAGAAGCAAAAGAAAAGCCACAACAAAAGCAAGAACCAAAGGCAAACAAACCAAAACCATCATCCAAACAGACCAAACTTTATGGAAGTATCAATAAACAAACTAAAAACTATTGGTCAAATGAAAAAAATGGGATGGTATTTAATCTATTCAATGTTTGGTATATAAACACTAATCCAATTGACTCAAGTGGAGTATATTTATATACACCAGAGAAGGGAGCTTCCCTAGAAGTAGAAGGGGGACATGCTGTTACAGTTAAAGATGGAAAAGTATCAAGTATAGCATTTGATGTAAATAAAATAGACATACCTAAAAATGGTTTTGTAATATATTTTGGTAAAGATGCAGCTGATAAAAATTATATAGAGGCAAGATTTCAAGTAGGATATACAGTTGATTTCTATGAAAAGCCAACATTAAAATTTGATACGAAAAATATAATAGCAAAAGCAGTAAAAGACAATGCCATAGCAATAGAGGAAAAAACAACAACTAAAGAAGAGCCAAAAGCAATAAAACAAAATAATATCAAATCCATAATATCTGCAGGGCCATATTTAGTGGAAAATGGAAAAGCAATTTATGATCCAAACAAAACTGGATTCAAAGAAGATAAAATAACTAAAAACAGAGGTCAAAGATCAGCCATAGGAATAACCCAAAATAACAAATTGCTACTTGTAACAGGTTCTAATATCAATATGAAGGAATTGTCCCAAATAATGGTGAAACTAGGAGCAGTTAGTGCAATGAATCTTGATGGTGGAGCATCATCAGCACTATATGCCAATGGAAAGACCATAACTCCAGCAGGAAGAAAACTGCATACTGTATTGATGGTATATGAATAGGACGAGGGGACAGGTTCCTCGTCCTTACTGATTGAAATATTGGTGCCGGGTGTTAACTTACTAAGTTATTGAAAAAGGTGATAGGAGAAAAACTGATATGATACTCCATAAGTAGACAAGGTAAATAACCAAAACTACTTATGGAGGTTTTTTATGGCAAAATCACCACATACTCCTGAATTTAAAGCGAAAGTATCTCAAGAATATCTTGATGGATTAGGCTCATTCCCTTTTTTAGCTAATAAATATAGTATTGGTCTGCAAACAATACAGTCATGGGTTTCCAAGTATAAACTTTATGGCATTTTAGCTTTTCAAAATAAAGCAGGAAATAAAAAATATACTTCCGAATTTAAAACAATGTGCGTAGAAGCTGTATTATCCGGAGAAGGAAGTGTTAATGATATAACAGCAAAATATAATATTTCAAGTCGTTCTGTTTTAAGTGGTTGGATTTCAAGGTATAATGCCAATATAGAACTCAAGGATTATGATCCTAAAGGGGAGGTATATATGGCAAATTCCAGAAGAAAAACAACTATAGAAGAGCGAAAAGAAATAGTTAAATATTGTATTGAACATAATCGTAATTACAAAGAAGCAGCAAGCCTTTATGATGTTTCATACAGCCAAGTTTACTCTTGGGTTAAAAAGTATGATGATATAGGCGAAGAAGGGCTAATAGATAGACGAGGACACCATAAAAAAGATGAAGAATTAGATGAATTAGAGAAATTACGTCGAGAGAATATTAGATTAAAAAAGAAACTAGAAGAAAAAGATATGGTGGTAGAACTGCTAAAAAAAGTGAAAGAATTCGAAGGGATGTGAGGCTTGGCAAACAACGTAACGAAAATAAGTATCTAGCAATAAAATACTTTTATGAAACAAAAATATGGAGTATTAATTGGATGTGTAAAGTACTTAACATATCAAGAGCATCATACTACAAATGGCTCCACAGAGAAGTACCTCAACAAGAATTAGAAAATATTGAATTAGCAAGATTAATAAAAGAATATGATGAAAGATTTAATCATATTTTAGGATATCGTAGAATGACATCTTGGATTAACCATTTCAATCAAACTAATTACAGTAAAAAAAGAGTCCATAGGATTATGCAAAAATTAGGTATTCACTCAGTAATCCGAAAAAAGAAGAATAAATACATTTCAGTTAAGCCGGAAACAATAGCAGAGAACATATTACAAAGAGACTTTTATGCAACAGAACCAAATCAAAAATGGGTAACAGACATTACAGAATTTAAAGTACCAAGAGAAAAGAAAAAGATTTACTTAAGCGCCATACTTGATTTGTATGATAGGTATCCAGTAGCCTATGTATTAAGTAGTAGAAACGATAACAAATTAGTATTTAAGACCTTTGATAAAGCAATAAAAGATAATCCATTAGCAAAACCAATCTTCCATAGCGATAGAGGATTTCAATACACAAGTAAAGTATTTCAAAGAAAACTGAAAGAACAAGAAATGAAACAGTCAATGTCAAGAGTAGGACACTGTATTGATAATGGACCGGTAGAAGGATTCTGGGGAATAATTAAATCAGAAATGTATCAAATGTATGAAATTACAGATGAAGAGTCCCTAAGATATGCAATTAATGATTACATGCGTTTTTACTCAGAGGAAAGATTACAAGACAGATTTAACTGTAAAACGCCATTAGAAGTTAGGACAGAAGCTTTATCAATTAAAACTCCTATAGAATACCCTATATCTGCGAATAAGAGAATAGAGAAGTACAAAGAAAAATGGACAGCATAAAAACTACCACATAACTTAGATGTCATGTGGTAGTTCATAAAAATTATTTTAGATATTTTACCTGTCTACTTGACAAGGGGCATATCAAACTCTCCTATCACCTTTTTGTGAGTCAGGGGACAGTCCCCTGACTCATCCCCACTGTCGCATCCATTATGGTTGTGTTTTTTTATATACTGTGTATTGATTTTCTTGTTGGTTGTTGTCTCTTACCAATATTTCTGAGATATTTTCTACTTTAATATCTTTTAAAATTGGCGTATTACCTTCTTGGCAATTAAACCAATTTACTGTAGTTCCATCTTCAAGTGTTTGCTCGTACAATTTTCCATCTTTAGTTTTCACTGCATATTCCATCTGTGTAGTAGTTCCATTAAGTTCAAGAGGTTGTACATGGGTACTTAGATTTATAGTTTTCAAGTTTAGTACAGGAGTGAATGTTAATTTCTTTGCTAGACTTGGTAAAGCATCTTTAGTAGCTTTAGTTCTAATATATACTTCTCTAACTAAATCTTCAGTATCTAGATGCTCTCCATCAATCCATGGACCCTTATCTCCTGTCAAGCTATATTCAAGTGTTGTTAGGTTTACTCCAGTAGTAACATTATTTCTATATTTAGTTGAATCAAATCCTACGGATACATTTGGTGCTGATGCAGGTGCTTTGATTACATCTTTCAAAATACTATCTGATGGTAAGGTGTTTTCATTACCTTTAAGCCTAAATTCTAAATTACCTGGAACAAAGTTTACATTATAGGCTAAAACTTTATTTGTATCGCTTCCTAAAACTACATAATCAATATTGACCCAGTTACCGTTATTAATTCTATATTGTAGATTGTTTACAATTTCTTGATGGGTATTTGCATTACTATCTTTAATAGAAATAGTACCTTGTAATATATTGTAATCTATATTGTCTTTTATAAAGTCAGTACTATTTGTAAATTTCTTTTTCTCTATTTTTTTAGTAGTTATTAGTTTTACATTTCTAGGTTTAGCCTTCTCACGGACATAAACTTTCATATCTTCTTTTAGTCTCAATGTAGTTTCTGTTCCATTGCAAGAAACCCAAGTTCCATCTTCTCCATTAGTAGAATTTGTACTGTATTCCATCAATGTGCTTGTATTCACCAATTTAGATTCTCCAACATTTAGCACTACATTGTTTAAATCTAGATTTGATGTAAACTTAATTGTTTGTTCTTGGCTAGGTAGTGTGTGGCTATTGGCTATTATTCTAACTTTAACAGTATTTCCACCTTCAAATTGTGTATCTACTGTACCGTTAATCCAAGTGCCACCATTGATGCTGTATTCATAGTTTTTGCCTTCATCAGTACCAACTTTTTCAATCTTATAATTGACATCATCATATTTTAATTCAGGTGCTGAAGCCTTAGCTTTTATGTCTACTGTAATAATATCTGAAGGTAGGGTTTTTTCAGTACCTCTAGCTCTAAATTGTAATTTCCCAGGTTTAAATTCTACATTAGTTGTAGAAGGTTTATCTTCACTTCCTCTATCAATTAATTCCCAAGCATCATTACCAATTCTATATTCAATAATACGAATATCTTTGTTAGTAATTGTACCTGATAGAATATCATAATCAACTTTATTTTTATCTAAAACAGTTTCTACATCAATTTTTTCAATAAGGTTCTTAAAGTTTAATGGTTTAGACTTTTCTCTTATATAAACTTTCATATCCTTAGCAAAATCAACAGAAGTGCTACCAGAGTTTGCATCAATCCAAGTTCCGTTTTTTCCATCTGTAGAATTAGTACTATATTGCATAGCTGTGGTAGTTCCTTCAATTTTACCTTCTACTACATTGAGTTTTACATTTTCCCAGGTCAAATTGCCTGTGAAATTTACCACTGTAGCTTGGCTAGGTAGTGCATCCTTAGTAGCTTTGATTCTTACACTAACATTTGCATTGGTATTTTTTATTAAGTTCTTTGTTTTATCACCAGACCATTCTGCATTAGATTTCCAATCCCCATCATTGATTTTATATTCTAAGGTATTAACACTTTCTAGCTCAACAAATTGATTACCATTCCAATAGCTAATATCCTTTTTATAATCATCTACTCGTAGTTCTGGTTTAGAGGCAGGTTCTTTTATCGGTTCCTTACCTACATCAACAGGTTCGGAAGCTACATTGTATTTGGTAGCTTTAGTTCTTACTTGAACTTTACCAGGTTTAAATTCTATTTTTTTATTATCAGTAGATAAATCTTTCCAAGGATCATTGCCTATTCTGTATTGGATATTTTCTCTTCCTGGAGAAGTAGCACTAATAGTTCCACCAAGTATATTAAAATCAGTTCCACTAGGTGAATTTTCAATACCCACTACCTTTACTTCCCTTTCATTTACACGATTAGCTTTTTCCCTTACTACTACTTTAGAACCCTTTTCAAACTTCACAGATGTTTCATTGGCCCTAGCAGAATAGAAGGTATCTCCATCCAAACTATATTCCATAGCAGTAGTGGTATTGGTGATTACACCTTTAGCTACATTAATGTCTACATTACTTAAATCCAAAATATTTATTTTAGTATCTAAGGAATGTAAAGAAGAAGCAGTAGCTTTACATCTAATCCTCAAATCAGGGTCTGTAATGTTTGTTAAATCTATTCCATTATCTAAATCAAGCTTACCCCAATTTTTACCACCATCAGTACTTACTTCATATCCATCCGTAGCTGGTTCTTTAATTCCAATTTTAACTTTCATACTATCACTAGTATCATAATTTACTTCACTAATACTAACTCCTGTAGGAGCCTTAGGGTAGTTTAGAGTAGCTACTAAATGGAATACTTTATTATTACTCTTGTCCCTTACATAAACTCTACCAGGGCCAAATCCTTCAGAAACCTCAGTTTCAGTACTTGTACTACAATCATTCCAATCTCCATCACTACCGTTAGTAGAGTCTAAACTATATTGCATTTCCTCACTAGTACTAGTCAGTATTTTACCAGCAACATTAATTCCGACTTTTTTCAAATCTTCAATTATAGACTCTCCTTTAACTAACATACACACAATATCATCAGAGTCTATAGAGTTAGGTTCTGTAACTGCAGTTCCTTTTATCTTTATTTTGACTTCGGTATCATTAGCCAAAGTTGATGATGCTGTATCAGATATTTTAATCCTTATTTGGTTTTTATCTTCAACCTTTGATACATTGGACTTAAGTCCTCTAGGTAGTCCTGTTATAACCACATCATTATTATCTATATCATCCTTTAAAGTTCCAGGGTTAACATCTATAATCCAAGTATCTTTATCCGTTTCTACAATTCTATAATCAGGTGCCATCATAGTTACAGTATTTTTTTCATCAACAACCTTACCCTCAACTTTCAATATATCAGGATATATCTTAAACGTAGGCATTGCAACTATATCAGAAGTAGCACCTAGAATTAAACCTTTATCCTTAGGTATAGTAAGTTTAATAGTTTCATAGCTTGTACCTAAATCAACATCCATAACTTCTGGTAGTGTAATGGTCACCATTTTGCTTGAATTTCTAATTATAGTATTAGGTTCACTTGAGCTTTTCAATTTTCCAACAATTTTTGACCATTCGGTAGTAGTTGTAACAACCTTTCCATCTTCACCAATCACCTTAAAACAATCAAACAAAGTATCCTTCTTATCTGCAATATCACCAATCCATTCTCCATCGCCGAGTTCAATTATAATCGACTTTCCTCCAGCTTTTAGATCTTTTTGTCTTACTATTGAAGACACCACATCTCCCTTGATGGTAGCTTCAACAATAGGTTTGATGATTATATTGCCTTTCACATCTATATTATTTCTTGCCCCTGTAACGCAAGTAGCAGGAATAGTTAAAGTGATTTCTTGATCTTCAGATATATCATATTTCTCTGTCATTGGAAGGAAGAAACTCAATGTTTTGTCATCAATAGTCAATGTTCCACCATCATCTATCAATTTTGTAACTACCTTTGTCCATTCAGTAGATTGATTTGAAGGCCTAAAGCTATTGTATAGGGTATCTCTTTTTGCCTTATCCTTTTTCAAATCTTCCCAAGTTGCGCCATCATCTAAGGTGATAGTTATTTTTTGACCTCCACTATTTATCCTATCTTCAGGAATTGTCAATGTATTCGAACTTGTAGAATCTCCAGTCAATGTTGCTTCAACAGAGTTAATATCATCCTTTGTAACTTCCATACTATTGAATTTTTGAATTTCATTATTATCATTTACTTCAAATATTGTCACATAATCTCCTACAAATACTGAGATATCTTCACCTTTATATTCATCACCAGTTTTTAAAATCTCACCTTTTGCGGGAGTAGGGTATACAGTTTTAGTAACTAATTTTTTGTATGTTCCAGTAGCAGGAAATTTACTGTCACCTTCTTTAACAACCTTTACTGTATCGACTGTATCTCCCTCAGCTAGCTTCACATCTAGTCTTTCTGCATGTTCCTTTACTACATCTGATTTTACATCAATAATAGCATATCCTTTAGTCCTACCATTACTATCGGTTGCTAATAGTAGTATATATCCATACTTAGGTTCATCTTTATTAATTTCCTTTACAGGAATGTCTCTACCTGAAGTATAGCCGATAGTGTCTTTAACTATATAGTTAGTATATATATTATTTTCAATTTGAATTTTTTCTTCAGTCTCAATTAATTTATATTTCCAGTTTGAAGCTCCAGCTGCACCTATGGGGTCTAGTTTACTAAACTTAGTAGTTCCAGGCTTATCTCCTTTTTCTATAATATAATTAGTATCTGAAGCCAATATCTTTGCCTTAGTTCCTTTAATTTGATCAAGGGTAAGTCTAAACTCTTTATAAGCCTTTACTTTGTTATCATTATCAGTAGCTAATAGTAATAGATATTTTCCTTCTGATACATTTTCTATATCTTTACCTATGTTATCAGTAACAGTATATTCTTTGGCTTCTTTTAACACGCTATCATACTCAATAGGTCCAAAACTCTGATTTCCAATCCCATACATCCATTTTGTAGCACCTACTACATTGGTACTAAAATCTAAGTAACTAAACTTAGTACTATTTTCCATACTACCAGGTTCAGGACCTTGGATTTTATAGTTAGTACCGCCAATCAATAATGGTGCATTTGGAGAACGTACATTTTTTGGTTCAATTTTAAACTGCGCATAGGCCTTTATATTTCCAAATCTATCAGTAGCTACAATCAGAAGATTATCTCCTACATTTACTCTTATATTATTACCTGTATTATACTTAGTGGTTCTATCGATTTTACTATTGAATTCAATAGGAGTTTCTATTTTCTCTTGTAAAACCTTATATCTCCATTCATTTACAGTATCTCCGCCAGGTAGTCCCAAAGTATTTAGTGTAGCAATCTTAGTAGTGTCTCCTATACTACCAGGTTCAGGTTGAGAAATATTATCTTTCCATTTATCATCATCTGATATCAAATTAGTCGCTTCTCCCATATAAACTTGTTTTTCGCTTAATTGGAAGGTAGCATATCCTTTTGTTGCATATTTATTTTCTGTATCTTTAACTGTTGCAAGTATTATTATATACTCATTTCCTGTTAAATCTTTGCCTATATCTTTTCCCGCTGTAAGTTCTTCAGAACCATCTACCATAGTATCAATTTCTGGTATATCAAAGGGTTTGGAACTTGTTTTATATCTCCAGTGATTGATACCTGCAATAGTAGGTGCTAATGTTTTAATCTTTGTAGTTCCTTTAGTGGAGCCTTTTACAGGTGAAGTGAAATCAACATTTTCTTTCAACAGTATTGGTGCTGGATCCTTTATAACATCACTTGTTAATTCAAATTTCACATAAGCTTTAACTTTGCCTTCATCATCTGTAGCAAGAATTATAAGATTATCATCAATAGCTACTTTTATATCATTTTCTGGTGTGTAGTTCATACTTCCATCTACTAGCTTGTCTAGCATTGGAGCAGATAAATCTTTTCCTACTACATACATCCATTTAGTAGCACCATTGATATTGGTTAAATTCAATCCAACAACTTTTGTAGTTCCCTCTATTGAACCTTTTCCCAATTTAATAGTATTATCTTTAATTTCTGTTGCAGTCAATCCTTTAACTTGATTTTCATTTACTTCAAATATCTTATATCCTTTAATTTTCCCATCAATTGTTGCCAACAGCATTAAATATTGCTTAGGTTTTATCTTTATATTTTTGCTATCTTCTTCAAAGGAATAAGGAGTGCCATCTGCTTTACTATCAAGAGCGGGAATCTTAGGCTTATCATCAGATATCTTTATTTTCCATTCAGTATTATCTTCAAAACTTAATTTAGTAAACACAGTAGTTCCATCCTCACTACCAGGTACAGGTCCAACATAATTAGTATTTTCCTTAAGTAGTGTAGGAGCTTTAGAAATATTATCTTTTCCAACTTCAAATATCCTGTATCCTACAGTCTTACCATCATTATTAGCAGCGATAAGTATTACATATTTTTTGAAGCTGTCATTCATATTTACAAGTTCATTTTCATCAGCTACAGTTATTTCGCCATTAACATAGTCAACAGCTTCACTCAATTTGTCACCTTTATATAACTTGTCTAAAGGAGTGTTTGAGGCAACTACTTGCCATTTTGTAGCACCTTCTGGTAACTTATCTAATCCACTTACTACTACAGTTCCAGCATATGAACTGCCAGCCTTAATACTTCCAATTTCAAGTTTCAAAGCTTCTTCTCTAGGTTGTTTTATCATCTCGTTAGTTATTTTTATATTTGCATAGGCTTTAATCCTATTGCTACTATCAACTGCATACAATATCAGGTATTTTCCTACTCCTACTTCAATATCTTTATCCTTCACATAGCTATTAGCTTCTTTAAGAGTATAGTCCTTTCTCATAGGTTCAACAGGACTATCTAACACTTGTATTCTCCAACTACTAGCATCACTTGGAAGGTTCAAAGTAGTTATCTTAGTAGTTCCTTCCTTGTAGCCAGGTTCAGGATTAGAGAAATTTTTCTCTGTCAAAAGTGGAGCATTAGTAGCTCCTTGATACTCTTTAGTATCAATAGATACATGAGGAACATTTTTCTTTGCCTCATCCATAATCTTATTCATTTCTGTGCTATTATTAAGAATATACTCTCGAATTTCCTCAGCTGTTTTAAGTCCTTTTTCTTGAACTATCTTTGCCAATGCTTCAAATTGCGCATCTTCTTCTTCCTTTATATTTACATACATTCCATCAGAAGTTTCTCTAAAAAACTTATCTACAGCAAATCCATTTACAATATCATTTACCAACTCTTCTTGTTCACTAGAGTTATTTTTTCTATATATCTTCTTATGTTCAGTATGGATGATATCTCCTTCAGCTGCCAAGGAGGCAACACCGCCAAACATCATCACAAATATAAGGAGAATTGAAACAATCCTCTTATCCACATATATCCCTCCTAATCAATCAATTTAATATTAGTGCCAGGCACTAATTTACTAACTTATTGGGTGACCTACTTTGCGATAGGTAGAACCGACCCCGCTGTCGCATCAAATCATAGCTGTCCATCTAGGACTATTTTTCCATTACCATCATAAACTTTATACTTATATCCTTCTAACTTTGACAAATAGCCTATATCAAAGTCCCAAATTTTAAACTTACCATCTTTACTAGCAAAGGTGGAGTCATATATTTTTCCGCTTGATGACAATAGTTCAATTTTGTATCCTGCAAAATCATTAGTTCCCTTCAACTTTCCGCTAAATAATCCGGTTATATTTGTATTAAAACTCATATCAGTCATATAAATATCTTCTTCCACTTCTACTACTATTGGAACATCATCTAACTTATCAATAAGGATGATATCCTTGTCTTTCATCTTCATATCCAATATTCTTTCAATGATAATGGCTACTTCACCTCTAGTTACCTTATCATTAGCTTTCTTATGGACTTGTCCTAGGCCTAGTTCCAATCCTTTTTCATAATACTCATCAGGATAATCTACAAAGTCTATTCCATCTTCATATCCTAATATCCTCATGAACACAGTCATCATCTCAACATAGGTGATTTTTCCCTTGGGATTAAAGCTGGAATCACCAACACCTCTCATAACACCTTCTCTGTCAGCTATAGTAGTATATCCTACAGCCCAGCCTCCCTGAAACTTATTTACATCCTTAAAAGAGCTTTTTCCACTATAGGATTTTGCTTCCTTCTCTAATCCCATGAGTCTTACTGCTACAGTAGCAAATTCAGCTCTGTTAATATCCTTATCAAGATT is a window of Anaerosalibacter sp. Marseille-P3206 DNA encoding:
- a CDS encoding phosphodiester glycosidase family protein — encoded protein: MQKKKVFILVLTMVLMVSQVSMAKSNSVGYEKKAVTINNQKKTVNVVTVDLNSSNVHLGVTISNDKIGGHEDFSSMIKRKKPVAAINANYFDAYKTLEPMGAILIDNKFQYLEGSPASMIVTNDGKVEIGQYKMGINGYINGFRENNWNNETQSMDYNLFKVWYVNNVPKDTSGVYIYTPARGSKIDLKGGIAIEVIENKVTKVTKNAKQASIPKNGYIIYYGNTKNFETYVDQRFKAGNTIELEYEILEAKEKPQQKQEPKANKPKPSSKQTKLYGSINKQTKNYWSNEKNGMVFNLFNVWYINTNPIDSSGVYLYTPEKGASLEVEGGHAVTVKDGKVSSIAFDVNKIDIPKNGFVIYFGKDAADKNYIEARFQVGYTVDFYEKPTLKFDTKNIIAKAVKDNAIAIEEKTTTKEEPKAIKQNNIKSIISAGPYLVENGKAIYDPNKTGFKEDKITKNRGQRSAIGITQNNKLLLVTGSNINMKELSQIMVKLGAVSAMNLDGGASSALYANGKTITPAGRKLHTVLMVYE
- a CDS encoding helix-turn-helix domain-containing protein, encoding MAKSPHTPEFKAKVSQEYLDGLGSFPFLANKYSIGLQTIQSWVSKYKLYGILAFQNKAGNKKYTSEFKTMCVEAVLSGEGSVNDITAKYNISSRSVLSGWISRYNANIELKDYDPKGEVYMANSRRKTTIEERKEIVKYCIEHNRNYKEAASLYDVSYSQVYSWVKKYDDIGEEGLIDRRGHHKKDEELDELEKLRRENIRLKKKLEEKDMVVELLKKVKEFEGM
- a CDS encoding IS3 family transposase encodes the protein MRLGKQRNENKYLAIKYFYETKIWSINWMCKVLNISRASYYKWLHREVPQQELENIELARLIKEYDERFNHILGYRRMTSWINHFNQTNYSKKRVHRIMQKLGIHSVIRKKKNKYISVKPETIAENILQRDFYATEPNQKWVTDITEFKVPREKKKIYLSAILDLYDRYPVAYVLSSRNDNKLVFKTFDKAIKDNPLAKPIFHSDRGFQYTSKVFQRKLKEQEMKQSMSRVGHCIDNGPVEGFWGIIKSEMYQMYEITDEESLRYAINDYMRFYSEERLQDRFNCKTPLEVRTEALSIKTPIEYPISANKRIEKYKEKWTA
- a CDS encoding S-layer homology domain-containing protein — its product is MNVKIYRKVLVFVILLSLVLPSFAFGEKVPKEIKRVVNRGYLGQGGLNLDKDINRAEFATVAVRLMGLEKEAKSYSGKSSFKDVNKFQGGWAVGYTTIADREGVMRGVGDSSFNPKGKITYVEMMTVFMRILGYEDGIDFVDYPDEYYEKGLELGLGQVHKKANDKVTRGEVAIIIERILDMKMKDKDIILIDKLDDVPIVVEVEEDIYMTDMSFNTNITGLFSGKLKGTNDFAGYKIELLSSSGKIYDSTFASKDGKFKIWDFDIGYLSKLEGYKYKVYDGNGKIVLDGQL